From Nevskia ramosa DSM 11499, the proteins below share one genomic window:
- a CDS encoding tetratricopeptide repeat protein encodes MSKRSFFAELKRRHVYKVGAMYAVGGWLLVQMATQVFPFFDVPNAAVRLVVIVVVLGFPIALVLAWLYDLTPQGIVRTPDSSDEEAAMVVPVRLGNGRKLSFALAGLLLLALAFFVAERTLLRPADAPPDRSLAVLPFESLSDDKANAYFAQGIQDEILTRLSRVGALRVISRNSTASLDSKPGDLPGVARRLGVAHLLEGSVQKDGDTVRINVQLIRADTDEHLWAETYDRKLDSIFGVEGEVAQAIADALNARLTGAETKALDQAATRNAAAYDAYLRGLSYELRFSDNQDYLDARRHYREAVKADPQFALAWVHLATTVSYLYLNGFGHDAQGLAELRDAADTAMRLQPDLGEAWLARGYYFYRGLGDFDAALAAFEQARRRLPNSADVNAAIAYVLRRQDRLGQAIANLKRATEQDPGNISHWTGISETEAALRRYDAAQAAIDRAIAISPENPGLIVQKTGLYQAEGKLDRAQEIIDALPAEVAARAVAITGTQMLYRRQYLAVTELVGKLLATPGLELGDQVIGLQSLLGGGYYFAGQREEANAAFTAGKNKALELRARGMESAGFACNLAIIEAGLGERAAALEEGEKCLRSSRGDRWQEGLDAFAMAKIEALAGEHEATLKRLESLTTTANALNPGDLRYSPVWESVRDDPRFQKVLTASSLPLTGN; translated from the coding sequence GATGGCGACGCAAGTGTTCCCGTTCTTCGACGTGCCGAATGCCGCGGTCCGGCTGGTGGTGATCGTCGTCGTGCTCGGCTTTCCGATCGCGCTGGTGCTGGCCTGGCTGTATGACTTGACGCCGCAGGGCATCGTCCGCACACCGGATTCCTCGGACGAAGAGGCCGCCATGGTCGTGCCGGTGCGGCTCGGCAACGGTCGGAAACTGAGCTTCGCATTGGCTGGCCTGCTGCTGCTCGCGCTGGCCTTTTTCGTCGCCGAGCGCACCTTATTGCGTCCGGCGGATGCGCCCCCCGATCGCTCGCTGGCGGTGCTGCCGTTCGAAAGCCTGTCCGATGACAAGGCCAACGCCTACTTCGCGCAGGGCATCCAGGATGAAATCCTGACCCGGCTGTCGCGGGTCGGCGCGCTGCGGGTGATCTCGCGCAATTCCACCGCCAGCCTCGACAGCAAGCCTGGCGATCTGCCGGGCGTTGCCCGTCGCCTCGGCGTCGCCCATCTGCTGGAAGGCAGCGTGCAGAAGGATGGCGACACGGTGCGGATCAATGTCCAGCTGATCCGCGCCGATACCGACGAGCACCTGTGGGCGGAAACCTATGACCGCAAGCTGGACAGCATCTTCGGCGTCGAAGGCGAAGTCGCGCAGGCGATTGCCGATGCGCTGAACGCCCGCCTGACCGGTGCCGAAACCAAGGCGCTGGACCAGGCTGCCACTCGCAATGCCGCCGCTTACGATGCCTATCTGCGCGGCCTGTCCTACGAGCTGCGCTTCAGCGACAACCAGGACTATCTCGACGCCCGCCGCCATTACCGCGAGGCGGTGAAGGCCGATCCGCAGTTCGCGCTGGCCTGGGTGCATCTGGCGACGACGGTCAGCTATCTGTATCTGAACGGCTTCGGTCACGACGCCCAGGGGCTGGCCGAACTGCGTGACGCTGCCGACACGGCGATGCGCCTGCAACCGGATCTGGGTGAGGCCTGGCTGGCGCGCGGTTATTACTTCTATCGCGGCCTCGGTGACTTCGACGCGGCGCTGGCGGCGTTCGAGCAAGCCCGGCGCCGCCTGCCGAACAGTGCCGATGTCAACGCCGCCATCGCCTACGTCCTGCGCCGCCAGGACCGGTTGGGCCAGGCGATTGCCAATCTGAAGCGGGCCACCGAACAGGATCCGGGCAACATCAGTCACTGGACCGGCATCTCCGAAACCGAGGCGGCCTTGCGTCGCTACGATGCGGCACAGGCGGCGATCGACAGGGCCATCGCGATCAGCCCCGAGAATCCAGGACTGATCGTGCAGAAGACGGGCCTCTACCAGGCCGAAGGCAAGCTCGATCGAGCGCAGGAAATCATCGATGCGCTGCCAGCCGAAGTGGCTGCCCGGGCAGTGGCGATCACCGGTACCCAAATGCTCTATCGGCGCCAGTATCTGGCAGTGACCGAGCTGGTCGGCAAGCTGCTCGCCACGCCCGGCCTCGAGCTCGGTGACCAGGTCATCGGCCTGCAAAGCTTGCTCGGCGGTGGCTATTACTTTGCCGGTCAGCGCGAGGAAGCTAACGCTGCATTCACGGCGGGCAAGAACAAGGCTCTGGAACTGCGCGCCAGAGGCATGGAAAGCGCCGGCTTCGCCTGCAATCTCGCCATCATCGAAGCCGGTCTGGGTGAGCGTGCCGCGGCGCTCGAAGAAGGTGAGAAATGTCTGCGATCGAGTCGCGGCGACCGCTGGCAAGAAGGTCTCGACGCATTCGCGATGGCCAAGATCGAAGCTCTGGCCGGCGAGCACGAGGCGACGCTGAAGCGGCTCGAAAGCTTGACCACGACGGCCAACGCCCTGAACCCCGGTGATCTGCGCTACAGCCCGGTCTGGGAAAGCGTACGCGACGATCCACGCTTCCAGAAAGTGCTGACGGCCAGCAGTCTCCCGCTGACCGGCAACTGA
- a CDS encoding zinc-dependent metalloprotease has translation MSRPARNLIMAVIAWAAIAAAPSAVAASEKSAQGLPSIATKTKGTQRFDGFLPLYWNSDEGKLYLEIPKPEMSLLYLTTLTQGLGSNDVGLDRGQVSDAKLVRFERIGPKVLLVQPNLGFRAVSESVDERRAVEQSFAESVLFGFPVVAVEGERVLVDASDFAVRDGHDAISSIARAEQGSYKFDKDRSAVYLPGTKAFPRNTEIEATVTLAGEGSGPFVKDVTPTPQAISLRERYSFIALPEPGYVPRLAQPGSGYIELNYADYATPIDAPLIQHLILRHRLQKKDPAAAISDAVQPIIYYLDRGAPPPIRDALLEGARWWNQAFEAAGYRNAFQVELLPEDADPLDVRYNIIQWVHRATRGWSYGNAVNDPRTGEIIKGNVTLGSLRARYDYLIAEGLLSPYGEEGAVDPAMQKLVMARLSQLAAHEIGHTLGLLHNYVASRDGRTSVMDYPQPLVTLKADGTVDLSDAYTAEIGIWDKVAIDYGYREFPAGSDEPAALAGILRKAQSQGIGFLTDEDARPAGAAHPDVSLWDNGRDNAAELRRMMAVRKAALARFGENAIRRGRPLASIEEALVPLYLYHRYQIDATAKALGGQRYVYALRGDGQTPVQAVPAAEQQQALDALIETLQPAALSLSPALLALLPPRPPGWPATRELFARSTGLTFDVTAPAVAASTLTIGALLQPERAARLVQQQALDGSLPGFETIADRLIAASFYGSEQTGIDQEIRNAQQLIIVQKLIALAGKGGSPAVRGIALLKLEKLRSRGPKAGAASSGQALLIADLIRRFQSVTDPAAGTLPEPKLPAGPPLGD, from the coding sequence ATGTCCCGTCCCGCTCGCAACCTGATCATGGCCGTCATCGCCTGGGCCGCCATTGCTGCCGCGCCATCAGCCGTTGCGGCATCGGAAAAGAGCGCGCAGGGCTTGCCATCGATCGCCACGAAAACCAAGGGAACGCAGCGTTTCGACGGCTTTCTGCCGCTGTACTGGAACAGTGACGAAGGCAAGCTGTACCTGGAAATTCCCAAGCCGGAAATGAGCCTGCTGTACCTGACGACCCTGACTCAAGGGCTGGGTTCCAACGACGTCGGCCTTGATCGCGGTCAGGTCAGCGACGCGAAACTGGTGCGCTTCGAGCGCATCGGCCCGAAGGTGCTGCTGGTGCAGCCCAATCTCGGCTTCCGCGCGGTCAGCGAGAGTGTTGACGAGCGCCGCGCCGTCGAGCAGTCGTTCGCCGAGTCGGTACTGTTCGGCTTCCCAGTGGTGGCCGTGGAAGGCGAACGAGTGCTGGTCGATGCCAGCGATTTCGCGGTGCGTGACGGGCACGATGCGATCAGCTCGATCGCGCGTGCCGAGCAGGGCAGCTACAAGTTCGACAAGGATCGCAGCGCGGTCTATCTGCCGGGCACCAAGGCGTTTCCGCGCAATACCGAAATCGAGGCGACGGTGACTTTGGCCGGCGAGGGCAGCGGCCCGTTCGTCAAGGACGTGACGCCGACGCCGCAGGCGATCAGCCTGCGCGAGCGCTACTCGTTCATCGCTTTGCCGGAGCCAGGCTATGTGCCGCGCCTGGCCCAGCCCGGTTCGGGCTACATCGAACTGAACTACGCCGACTACGCCACGCCGATCGATGCGCCGCTGATCCAGCATCTGATCCTGCGTCATCGCCTGCAGAAGAAGGACCCGGCCGCAGCGATCAGCGACGCGGTGCAGCCGATCATCTATTACCTGGATCGCGGTGCACCGCCGCCGATCCGCGATGCGCTGCTGGAAGGCGCGCGCTGGTGGAATCAGGCGTTCGAAGCGGCCGGCTATCGCAATGCCTTCCAGGTGGAACTGCTGCCGGAAGACGCCGATCCGCTCGACGTCCGCTACAACATCATCCAGTGGGTGCATCGTGCGACGCGCGGCTGGAGCTACGGCAATGCGGTCAATGATCCGCGAACTGGCGAGATCATCAAGGGCAATGTCACGCTGGGTTCGCTGCGTGCCCGTTACGACTACCTGATCGCCGAAGGTCTGCTATCGCCCTATGGAGAAGAAGGCGCGGTCGATCCGGCGATGCAGAAGCTTGTGATGGCTCGCCTCAGCCAGCTGGCCGCGCATGAAATCGGCCATACCCTGGGCCTGTTGCACAACTACGTCGCCAGCCGCGATGGCCGCACTTCGGTGATGGATTATCCGCAGCCGCTGGTGACGCTCAAGGCCGATGGCACGGTCGATCTGAGCGATGCCTACACCGCGGAAATCGGCATCTGGGACAAGGTCGCGATCGACTACGGCTATCGCGAATTCCCGGCCGGCAGCGATGAACCCGCAGCGCTCGCCGGCATCCTGCGCAAGGCTCAGTCGCAAGGCATCGGCTTTCTCACCGATGAAGATGCGCGACCCGCCGGCGCCGCCCATCCCGATGTCAGCCTCTGGGACAACGGGCGCGACAACGCCGCCGAACTGCGCCGCATGATGGCCGTGCGCAAGGCGGCGTTGGCGCGCTTCGGCGAGAACGCGATCCGGCGCGGCAGGCCGCTGGCCAGCATCGAGGAAGCGCTGGTGCCGCTGTACCTGTATCACCGCTATCAGATCGACGCGACTGCGAAAGCGCTCGGTGGCCAGCGCTATGTCTATGCGCTGCGCGGCGATGGTCAGACGCCGGTGCAGGCGGTGCCCGCGGCCGAACAGCAGCAGGCGCTCGATGCGCTGATCGAGACTCTGCAACCGGCGGCCCTGAGTCTGTCGCCAGCCTTGCTGGCGCTGCTGCCACCCCGGCCACCGGGCTGGCCGGCGACGCGCGAGCTGTTCGCCCGCAGCACCGGCCTGACCTTCGATGTCACGGCTCCTGCGGTTGCCGCGTCCACCTTGACCATCGGCGCACTGCTGCAGCCGGAACGCGCAGCGCGCTTGGTGCAGCAGCAAGCGCTGGATGGCAGCCTGCCGGGCTTCGAAACGATCGCCGATCGCTTGATCGCGGCCAGCTTCTATGGCTCTGAGCAGACCGGCATCGATCAGGAAATCCGCAACGCGCAGCAACTGATCATCGTGCAGAAGCTGATCGCGCTGGCCGGCAAGGGTGGCAGCCCGGCCGTACGCGGCATCGCACTGCTGAAACTGGAGAAGTTGCGCAGCCGTGGACCCAAGGCCGGCGCGGCGTCCAGCGGTCAGGCCTTGCTGATCGCCGACCTGATCCGCCGCTTCCAATCGGTCACCGATCCGGCGGCGGGCACGCTGCCGGAACCGAAGCTGCCGGCCGGACCGCCACTCGGCGATTGA
- the pssA gene encoding CDP-diacylglycerol--serine O-phosphatidyltransferase, giving the protein MNEPAPLAESAKPRRKGPTKGIYLLPNLFTTGTLFGAFYAIVSSMNGNFDQAAIGILFAMIADALDGRIARMTNTSTDFGKEYDSLCDMAAFGIASSIVVYAYSLRFLSDYQWLGGKLGGVLAMTYATCAALRLARFNVLAAIKGSSKDFFGLPSPAAAAVVVFFVWTAFSYDLSGLDVLIPASILTLGSALLMVSSIRYNSFKKINLAGRMRFLPFVAVIGVLALVSINPPLILFLVFFGYAMSGPAATVIRRLRNKPTPA; this is encoded by the coding sequence ATGAACGAACCCGCTCCACTCGCCGAATCCGCCAAGCCACGCCGCAAGGGCCCCACCAAGGGGATCTACCTGCTGCCGAACCTGTTCACGACCGGCACCTTGTTCGGCGCGTTCTACGCGATCGTGTCGTCGATGAACGGCAACTTCGATCAGGCAGCGATCGGCATCCTGTTCGCGATGATTGCCGACGCGCTCGATGGCCGCATCGCACGGATGACCAATACCTCGACCGATTTCGGCAAGGAATACGATTCGCTGTGCGACATGGCGGCCTTCGGCATCGCCTCGTCAATCGTCGTCTACGCCTACAGTCTGCGTTTCCTGTCCGACTACCAGTGGCTGGGCGGCAAGCTGGGCGGCGTGCTGGCGATGACCTATGCCACCTGTGCAGCGCTGCGTCTGGCTCGCTTCAACGTGTTGGCCGCGATCAAGGGCAGCAGCAAGGATTTCTTCGGCCTGCCGAGCCCGGCCGCCGCGGCGGTGGTGGTGTTCTTCGTCTGGACTGCGTTCAGCTATGACCTGAGCGGGCTCGACGTGCTGATTCCAGCCAGCATCCTGACCCTGGGCAGCGCGCTGCTGATGGTGTCGTCGATCCGCTACAACAGCTTCAAGAAGATCAATCTGGCGGGGCGCATGCGCTTCCTGCCGTTCGTCGCGGTGATCGGCGTGCTGGCGCTGGTGTCGATCAATCCGCCGCTGATCCTGTTCCTGGTGTTCTTCGGCTACGCGATGTCGGGGCCGGCAGCCACTGTCATCCGCCGCCTTCGCAACAAGCCGACGCCAGCATGA
- a CDS encoding DsbA family oxidoreductase: protein MSQKPAMIPRLKIDYVSDIACPWCAIGLAGLVEAADRLRGILEVELHFQPFELNRNMPPEGENMGEHLAAKSGATAAQINDERSNLTAIAAEAGLEFKLDRDTRVWNSFDSHRLVYWAELAGDPLLLKTALFKANFCEGRQISNHEVLAGIAVECGLDGERAKEILSTETYLDEVDERMKLWMSRGIRGVPAIIFNERHLVEGGQSASTFVKIMRQLAGLDPPETAPTSAPV from the coding sequence ATGAGCCAGAAGCCCGCAATGATTCCACGCCTGAAGATCGACTACGTTTCCGACATCGCCTGCCCCTGGTGCGCGATCGGCCTTGCCGGGCTCGTCGAAGCCGCGGACCGGCTGCGGGGTATTTTGGAAGTCGAGTTGCATTTCCAGCCGTTCGAGCTGAATCGCAACATGCCGCCGGAAGGCGAGAACATGGGCGAGCATCTGGCCGCCAAGTCCGGTGCCACCGCTGCCCAGATCAATGACGAACGCAGCAACCTGACCGCCATCGCGGCCGAAGCCGGACTGGAGTTCAAGCTCGATCGCGACACCCGGGTCTGGAACAGCTTCGACAGCCATCGCCTGGTCTACTGGGCCGAACTGGCCGGCGACCCGCTGCTGCTGAAGACTGCCCTGTTCAAGGCGAATTTCTGTGAAGGCCGGCAGATCTCCAATCACGAGGTGCTTGCCGGGATCGCCGTCGAATGCGGGCTGGATGGCGAGCGCGCGAAGGAAATCCTGTCGACCGAAACCTATCTCGATGAAGTCGACGAGCGCATGAAGCTGTGGATGAGTCGCGGTATCCGCGGCGTGCCGGCGATCATCTTCAACGAACGCCATCTGGTCGAAGGCGGGCAATCGGCCAGCACTTTCGTGAAGATCATGCGTCAGCTTGCCGGTCTCGATCCGCCTGAGACCGCGCCGACGAGCGCGCCGGTCTGA
- a CDS encoding 2-isopropylmalate synthase produces MKDQLIIFDTTLRDGEQSPGAAMTLDEKVRIALALQKLKVDVIEAGFAIASPGDFASVQAVARAVKESVVCSLARANAADIARAGEALQPAVRKRIHTFIATSAIHMEKKLRLTPDQVVDNAVGAVKLARTFTDDVEFSAEDAGRSDIDFLVRIFDAVIKAGATTLNVPDTVGYMIPSLWGERFKTLIERVPNADKVIWSTHCHNDLGMAVANSLAAVMNGARQVECTINGLGERAGNAAVEEIVMAIRTRHDIFPVTTRVDATQIVPCSRLVSNITGYPVQPNKAVVGANAFAHESGIHQDGVLKHRETYEIMRAEDVGWSSNKLTLGKLSGRSAFRARLDELGYQFKSDAELAEAFARFKDLADKKQEIFDEDLQALVTQTEQARAEERVTLQWLEVTSKTGTKPLAKVALAVDGEIREVQALGDGPVDAVFAAIEQRVGTGAKLLLYSVNAITTGTDAQGEVTVRLSKDGRVVNGLGADTDIVIASAKAYLNAVNRLEIPTSRAHPQHAEFAAMP; encoded by the coding sequence ATGAAAGACCAGCTCATCATTTTCGATACCACCTTGCGCGATGGCGAACAGTCGCCGGGTGCTGCCATGACGCTCGACGAAAAGGTGCGTATCGCGCTGGCGCTGCAGAAGTTGAAGGTCGATGTCATCGAAGCCGGCTTCGCGATCGCCAGCCCCGGTGACTTCGCCTCCGTGCAGGCGGTGGCCCGCGCGGTCAAGGAATCGGTCGTCTGTTCCTTGGCCCGTGCCAATGCCGCCGACATCGCCCGCGCCGGCGAAGCCTTGCAGCCTGCGGTGCGCAAGCGCATCCACACCTTCATCGCCACCAGCGCGATCCACATGGAAAAGAAGCTGCGCTTGACGCCGGATCAGGTCGTCGACAACGCAGTCGGTGCAGTCAAGCTGGCGCGCACCTTCACCGATGACGTCGAGTTCTCGGCCGAGGACGCAGGCCGGTCCGACATCGATTTCCTGGTCCGCATCTTCGACGCGGTGATCAAGGCCGGTGCCACCACGCTCAACGTGCCGGACACCGTCGGCTACATGATCCCGAGCCTCTGGGGCGAGCGCTTCAAGACCTTGATCGAGCGGGTGCCGAACGCCGACAAGGTGATCTGGTCGACGCACTGCCATAACGATCTCGGCATGGCGGTCGCCAACTCGCTGGCTGCGGTGATGAACGGCGCGCGCCAGGTCGAGTGCACGATCAACGGCCTTGGCGAGCGTGCCGGCAATGCCGCAGTCGAGGAGATCGTCATGGCCATCCGCACGCGCCACGACATCTTCCCGGTCACCACCCGAGTCGATGCCACGCAGATCGTGCCCTGCTCGCGCCTGGTCTCGAACATCACCGGCTATCCGGTGCAGCCGAACAAGGCGGTGGTCGGCGCCAATGCCTTCGCGCATGAGTCCGGCATCCATCAGGACGGCGTGCTCAAGCATCGCGAGACTTACGAGATAATGCGTGCCGAAGATGTCGGCTGGTCTTCGAACAAGCTGACCCTCGGCAAGTTGTCCGGCCGCAGCGCCTTCCGTGCCCGGCTTGACGAACTCGGCTATCAGTTCAAGTCCGATGCCGAACTCGCCGAAGCCTTCGCGCGCTTCAAGGATCTCGCCGACAAGAAGCAGGAAATCTTCGATGAGGACTTGCAGGCCCTGGTCACCCAGACCGAGCAGGCCCGTGCCGAGGAGCGCGTGACCTTGCAGTGGCTCGAAGTCACTTCGAAGACCGGCACCAAGCCCTTGGCCAAGGTGGCCTTGGCGGTCGATGGCGAAATCCGCGAAGTGCAGGCGTTGGGCGATGGCCCGGTCGATGCCGTGTTCGCGGCGATCGAGCAGCGGGTCGGCACCGGGGCCAAGTTGCTGCTCTATTCGGTGAACGCGATCACCACCGGCACCGATGCCCAGGGCGAAGTCACCGTGCGCTTGAGCAAGGATGGCCGCGTGGTCAATGGCTTGGGTGCCGATACCGATATCGTCATCGCTTCGGCGAAGGCCTATCTGAACGCGGTGAACCGCCTCGAGATCCCGACCAGCCGCGCCCATCCGCAGCATGCGGAATTCGCGGCGATGCCCTGA
- a CDS encoding uracil-DNA glycosylase: MQSQRRARLLKALDLEVWARRGAPRVAAADTASVLDAPSMADYDQPEADVPPAPAPRTSAPRAAPRPQPPPLLLVEPEPVAPPYVAPADWDGLAAAVASCTRCKLCKTRTKTVFGVGPQDASLLVIGEGPGADEDQRGEPFVGKAGKLLDEMLNSIGRARASNAYIANVVKCRPPGNRDPESDEVAACRPFLDRQIELIQPQLVLALGRIAAQRLLGSDAPLSKLRGPLHAYGPAKTPVLISYHPAYLLRSPGEKAKSWLDLKRVHQMLAKSEAAVR; the protein is encoded by the coding sequence ATGCAAAGCCAACGCCGCGCTCGCCTGCTGAAAGCGCTGGACCTCGAGGTCTGGGCGCGCCGTGGCGCGCCGCGCGTCGCCGCGGCAGACACGGCGTCGGTGCTCGACGCGCCGTCGATGGCCGACTACGACCAGCCGGAAGCCGATGTTCCGCCAGCGCCGGCACCGAGAACGAGTGCGCCCCGTGCTGCGCCGCGTCCGCAGCCACCACCGCTGCTGCTCGTCGAACCGGAACCGGTTGCACCGCCGTACGTAGCCCCGGCCGATTGGGATGGGCTCGCCGCAGCCGTCGCCAGCTGCACGCGCTGCAAGCTGTGCAAGACGCGGACGAAGACGGTGTTCGGTGTCGGTCCGCAGGATGCCTCGCTGCTGGTGATCGGCGAGGGTCCCGGTGCCGATGAAGACCAGCGCGGCGAGCCCTTCGTCGGCAAGGCCGGCAAGCTGCTCGACGAGATGCTGAACAGCATCGGCCGCGCGCGTGCCAGCAATGCCTATATCGCCAATGTCGTGAAGTGCCGCCCGCCCGGCAACCGCGATCCGGAATCCGATGAAGTGGCCGCCTGCCGGCCGTTCCTCGATCGCCAGATCGAACTGATCCAGCCCCAACTCGTTCTGGCACTGGGTCGCATCGCCGCACAGCGCCTGCTCGGTTCCGATGCGCCGCTTTCGAAACTGCGCGGCCCGCTGCATGCCTATGGGCCCGCGAAGACGCCGGTGCTGATCAGCTATCACCCGGCCTATCTGCTGCGCTCGCCGGGCGAGAAGGCCAAGAGCTGGCTCGATCTGAAGCGCGTGCACCAGATGCTGGCCAAGTCCGAAGCGGCCGTTCGTTGA
- the rimI gene encoding ribosomal protein S18-alanine N-acetyltransferase, with translation MSALPKEAKEAKEIWAILPMQVALLPLVLEIERRAYEFPWTETIFKDCLKSGYSAWVLAGDDGRLAGYALMSMAVDEAHVLNLCVDPFQQRRGFGLKLLKHLMKIARAAQASIVLLEVRKSNKAALKLYEGIGFARIGVRKAYYPAAGGREDALVLGFDIL, from the coding sequence GTGAGCGCTTTGCCGAAAGAAGCCAAAGAGGCCAAAGAAATTTGGGCGATCCTGCCGATGCAGGTGGCGCTGCTGCCGCTGGTGCTCGAGATCGAGCGCCGCGCCTACGAATTTCCTTGGACCGAAACGATCTTCAAGGACTGCTTGAAGTCTGGCTACAGCGCCTGGGTGCTGGCCGGCGATGACGGCCGCCTCGCTGGCTACGCACTGATGAGCATGGCCGTCGACGAAGCGCACGTGCTGAATCTCTGCGTCGATCCGTTCCAGCAGCGGCGCGGCTTCGGCCTGAAGCTGCTGAAGCATTTGATGAAGATCGCCCGCGCGGCTCAGGCGTCGATCGTGCTGCTGGAAGTACGCAAGTCGAACAAGGCTGCGCTGAAGCTTTACGAGGGGATAGGCTTCGCGCGGATCGGCGTACGCAAGGCCTATTACCCGGCCGCGGGCGGCCGCGAAGACGCGCTGGTGCTCGGCTTCGACATCCTGTGA